One window of Paenibacillus albicereus genomic DNA carries:
- the pth gene encoding aminoacyl-tRNA hydrolase: MRWIVGLGNPGPQYADTRHNIGFKVVDALAERWDIKVTQAKCRALIGEGRVGGEKVWLIKPMTFMNLSGESMKAFMKYFDAKLEDVIVVYDDMDTETGKIRLRYQGGPGGHNGIKSIIQHMGTQSFNRIRMGVSRPTNGMVIADYVLSNFPKSEREAVLAMTERACEAAEHALTHPFDDTMGKFNG, from the coding sequence ATGAGATGGATCGTAGGGCTCGGCAACCCCGGGCCGCAATATGCGGATACCCGCCACAACATCGGATTCAAGGTGGTCGACGCGCTCGCCGAGCGATGGGACATCAAGGTGACGCAGGCCAAATGCCGCGCGCTGATCGGCGAGGGCCGGGTCGGCGGCGAGAAGGTATGGCTCATCAAGCCGATGACGTTCATGAACCTGTCCGGCGAGTCGATGAAGGCGTTCATGAAGTATTTTGACGCCAAGCTGGAGGACGTCATCGTCGTCTACGACGACATGGATACGGAGACGGGCAAGATCCGGCTCCGCTATCAGGGCGGTCCGGGCGGCCACAACGGCATCAAGTCGATCATCCAGCACATGGGCACGCAGAGCTTCAACCGCATCCGCATGGGCGTGTCGCGTCCGACGAACGGCATGGTCATCGCCGACTACGTGCTGTCGAACTTTCCCAAGAGCGAGCGCGAGGCGGTGCTGGCGATGACCGAGCGGGCCTGCGAAGCCGCGGAGCATGCGCTGACGCATCCGTTCGACGATACGATGGGCAAGTTCAACGGGTAG
- a CDS encoding Rid family detoxifying hydrolase has product MSKLEPILAAGAPAAIGPYSHAVKLGGLLFTSGQIPLLPDGTLIEGGIVEQAQQVFRNLEAVLAAGGSSLQQVVKATVFLKDMNQFAAVNEVYASFFGDHKPARSAVEVARLPKDVLVEIELIASTSVE; this is encoded by the coding sequence ATGTCCAAGCTTGAACCGATTCTCGCCGCCGGCGCTCCGGCCGCGATCGGACCGTACTCCCATGCCGTGAAGCTCGGCGGCCTGCTGTTCACCTCCGGCCAGATCCCTCTGCTGCCGGACGGCACGCTGATCGAAGGCGGCATCGTGGAGCAGGCGCAGCAGGTGTTCCGCAACCTGGAGGCCGTGCTGGCCGCGGGAGGCTCCTCGCTCCAGCAGGTCGTCAAGGCGACCGTGTTCTTGAAGGATATGAACCAGTTCGCGGCGGTCAACGAAGTGTACGCATCTTTCTTCGGGGACCATAAGCCGGCTCGCTCGGCCGTGGAAGTGGCCCGTCTTCCCAAGGATGTCCTTGTCGAAATCGAGCTGATTGCCTCGACTTCTGTCGAATGA
- a CDS encoding anti-sigma-F factor Fin family protein, whose translation MAIHYECRHCRTPLGTISSLHGIPENRLGLHFLTLEERSDIIAYNPQGDMVVKLVCDYCSEAALRHPELLLVSSPLQ comes from the coding sequence ATGGCGATTCATTACGAGTGCCGGCATTGCCGGACGCCGCTCGGCACGATCTCCAGCCTGCACGGCATTCCGGAGAATCGGCTCGGCTTGCATTTCTTGACCCTTGAGGAGCGCAGCGATATAATAGCGTATAATCCGCAAGGCGACATGGTCGTCAAGCTCGTCTGCGACTATTGCAGCGAGGCGGCGCTGCGGCATCCGGAGCTGCTTCTCGTATCCAGCCCGTTGCAGTAG
- a CDS encoding small, acid-soluble spore protein, alpha/beta type yields MSRRRRSTMSEQLKVELAKDLGFYDTVQQEGWGGIKAKDAGNMVKRAIQMAEQAASRQQR; encoded by the coding sequence ATGAGCCGCAGAAGGCGCAGCACGATGTCGGAGCAGCTGAAGGTGGAGCTGGCCAAGGATCTGGGCTTTTACGATACGGTCCAGCAGGAAGGCTGGGGCGGCATCAAGGCGAAGGATGCCGGCAACATGGTGAAGCGGGCCATCCAGATGGCGGAGCAGGCCGCTTCGCGCCAGCAGCGATAG
- the mfd gene encoding transcription-repair coupling factor: MKALIEAFAADRDFQSVSAGFRNGMKEQMVSGLAGSSRQVLMAALKRDLDQPMLVVTHNMFSAQKIAEDLQELSAGEDVLLYPANELVAAESAVSSPEMLAQRMEVLIRLSRGFRGIVVAPFSGVRRFLPLRDVMAEAKVDLQVGAELPMEAFLQRMNALGYVRADRVENRGELSVRGGIVDFYPLTAESAVRVEWFDDEIDSIRTFDPEGQRSIAKLEAYTVTPCQELIADERRFGAAAQHASELLEQQLDKMTDRTAKDRLRSELGAELERLRQHIYFPELYKYIALLYPERQTLYDYMPKDTLLVLDEPTRLIETARQLERDEAEWQAHLLGTGKSLPAFKLARESDDVLHHRPFPTLLLSLFLRQVPHSQPQNILNFMCRSMQNFHGQMNVLGAEMERWKKAGAQVLMLAGSGERMDRLRRVLGDYDIEPPQLLEGSLGSGFELPGSHLVVVTEGELFTQKQRKTRRVDKNMDNAERIKSYTELKVGDYVVHQNHGIGKYMGIGTLEIGGIHKDYMHILYAGGDKLSVPIDQIDLIQKYVGSEEKEPKVYKLGGNEWTRVKNKVRSSVKDIADDLVKLYAQRQEAKGFGFGPDTAYQNEFEAMFPYDETPDQLRAIREIKKDMEIQRPMDRLLCGDVGYGKTEVAVRAAFKAAIEGKQVAILVPTTILAQQHYETFRERFADFPFKVQVLSRFRSRKEQTETMKGLKSGAVDVVIGTHRLLSQDIVFKDLGLLIVDEEQRFGVSHKEKLKRLKTNVDVLTLTATPIPRTLHMSMLGVRDLSVIETPPENRFPVQTYVVEYNTALVREAIERELARGGQVYYLYNRVQGIYQMAELLGSLVPEAKVAVGHGQMSEQELEKTILDFLDGESDVLVSTSIIETGVDIPNVNTLIVHDADKMGLSQLYQLRGRVGRSNRIAYAYFTYQRDKVLTEVAEKRLQSIKEFTELGSGFKIAMRDLAIRGAGNLLGAEQHGFIASVGFDLYSQMLADEIARRKKEMYGEEVAEEKPVHTVIDLSLDAYLPSDYIYDSIQKIEIYKKVAALSSLEETDDLFDELTDRFGDLPDAVAALLDVGRLKVYGASYGIEAISANKNDEWTLKFSEAASKGADTRAIDGLCLEFENRFRRIGGGGKGEPMELTLRGKGLGSAERLELTLRLLRRWGEAVRPASAAQAAGS, translated from the coding sequence TTGAAAGCGTTAATCGAGGCATTCGCCGCCGACAGGGACTTCCAATCCGTTTCCGCCGGCTTCCGCAACGGCATGAAGGAGCAGATGGTCTCCGGCCTGGCCGGCTCGTCCCGCCAGGTGCTCATGGCTGCGCTCAAACGGGACTTGGACCAGCCGATGCTGGTCGTCACCCATAATATGTTCTCCGCGCAGAAGATCGCGGAGGACCTGCAGGAGCTGAGCGCCGGCGAGGACGTGCTGCTCTACCCGGCCAACGAGCTGGTCGCGGCCGAGTCGGCCGTCTCCAGTCCGGAGATGCTGGCCCAGCGGATGGAGGTGCTGATCCGCCTGTCCCGCGGCTTCCGCGGGATCGTTGTCGCGCCTTTTTCCGGGGTGCGCCGCTTCCTGCCGCTGCGGGACGTGATGGCGGAGGCCAAGGTCGACCTGCAGGTCGGAGCCGAGCTGCCGATGGAGGCGTTCCTGCAGCGGATGAACGCGCTCGGCTACGTGCGCGCGGACCGCGTGGAGAACAGGGGCGAGCTCAGCGTGCGCGGCGGCATCGTCGACTTCTATCCGCTGACCGCCGAGTCGGCGGTGCGCGTCGAGTGGTTCGACGACGAGATCGATTCGATCCGCACGTTCGATCCCGAGGGACAGCGCTCCATCGCCAAGCTGGAAGCGTATACGGTGACGCCGTGCCAGGAGCTGATCGCCGACGAGCGGCGCTTCGGCGCGGCCGCGCAGCATGCCTCCGAGCTGCTGGAGCAGCAGCTGGACAAGATGACCGACCGCACCGCCAAGGACCGGCTGCGCTCCGAGCTCGGCGCGGAGCTGGAGCGGCTGCGGCAGCATATTTATTTCCCTGAACTTTATAAATACATCGCCCTGCTCTATCCCGAGCGCCAGACGCTGTACGACTACATGCCCAAGGACACGCTGCTCGTCCTCGACGAGCCGACGCGGCTCATCGAGACGGCCCGCCAGCTGGAGCGCGACGAGGCGGAGTGGCAGGCGCATCTGCTCGGCACGGGCAAGTCGCTGCCGGCGTTCAAGCTCGCCCGAGAGAGCGACGACGTGCTGCATCACCGCCCGTTCCCGACGCTGCTGCTGTCGCTGTTCCTGCGCCAGGTGCCGCATTCGCAACCGCAGAACATCCTGAACTTCATGTGCCGCAGCATGCAGAACTTCCACGGGCAGATGAACGTGCTGGGCGCCGAGATGGAGCGCTGGAAGAAGGCGGGCGCCCAGGTGCTCATGCTGGCTGGCAGCGGCGAGCGGATGGACCGGCTGCGCCGCGTGCTCGGCGACTACGACATCGAGCCGCCGCAGCTGCTGGAGGGCAGCCTCGGCAGCGGCTTCGAGCTGCCCGGCTCGCATCTGGTCGTCGTCACCGAGGGCGAGCTGTTCACGCAGAAGCAGCGCAAGACGCGCCGCGTCGACAAGAACATGGACAACGCCGAGCGCATCAAGAGCTACACCGAGCTCAAGGTCGGCGACTACGTCGTCCACCAGAACCACGGCATCGGCAAGTACATGGGCATCGGCACGCTGGAGATCGGCGGTATCCACAAGGACTACATGCACATCCTGTACGCCGGCGGCGACAAGCTGTCCGTGCCGATCGACCAGATCGACCTCATCCAGAAGTACGTCGGGTCGGAGGAGAAGGAGCCCAAGGTCTACAAGCTCGGCGGCAACGAGTGGACGCGGGTCAAGAACAAGGTGCGCAGCTCCGTCAAGGACATCGCCGACGATCTCGTCAAGCTGTACGCCCAACGCCAGGAGGCCAAGGGCTTCGGCTTCGGCCCGGACACCGCCTATCAGAACGAGTTCGAGGCGATGTTCCCGTACGACGAGACGCCGGACCAGCTGCGGGCGATCCGCGAGATCAAGAAGGACATGGAGATCCAGCGTCCGATGGATCGGCTGCTCTGCGGCGACGTCGGCTACGGCAAGACGGAGGTCGCCGTGCGCGCGGCGTTCAAGGCGGCGATCGAGGGCAAGCAGGTTGCCATCCTCGTGCCGACGACGATCCTGGCGCAGCAGCACTACGAGACGTTCCGCGAGCGCTTCGCGGACTTCCCGTTCAAGGTGCAGGTGCTGAGCCGCTTCCGCTCGCGCAAGGAGCAGACCGAGACGATGAAGGGGCTCAAGAGCGGCGCCGTCGACGTCGTCATCGGCACGCACCGGCTGCTGAGCCAGGACATCGTGTTCAAGGACCTCGGCCTGCTCATCGTCGACGAGGAGCAGCGCTTCGGCGTCTCCCACAAGGAGAAGCTCAAGCGGCTCAAGACCAATGTCGACGTGCTGACGCTGACGGCGACGCCGATCCCGCGCACGCTGCACATGTCGATGCTCGGCGTGCGCGACCTGTCGGTCATCGAGACGCCGCCGGAGAACCGGTTCCCCGTGCAGACGTACGTCGTGGAGTACAATACGGCGCTCGTGCGCGAGGCGATCGAGCGGGAGCTGGCGCGCGGCGGCCAGGTGTACTACCTCTACAACCGCGTGCAGGGCATCTACCAGATGGCGGAGCTGCTCGGCTCGCTCGTGCCGGAGGCCAAGGTCGCGGTCGGCCACGGCCAGATGTCGGAGCAGGAGCTGGAGAAGACGATCCTCGACTTCCTCGACGGCGAGTCCGACGTGCTCGTGAGCACGAGCATCATCGAGACGGGGGTGGACATCCCCAACGTCAACACGCTCATCGTGCACGACGCGGACAAGATGGGCCTCTCCCAGCTGTACCAGCTGCGGGGCCGCGTCGGCCGGTCCAACCGGATCGCCTACGCCTACTTCACGTACCAGCGGGACAAGGTGCTGACCGAGGTGGCGGAGAAGCGGCTGCAGTCGATCAAGGAGTTCACCGAGCTCGGCTCCGGCTTCAAGATCGCCATGCGGGACCTGGCGATCCGCGGAGCGGGCAATCTGCTCGGCGCGGAGCAGCACGGCTTCATCGCCTCGGTCGGGTTCGACCTGTACTCGCAGATGCTGGCCGACGAGATCGCGCGGCGCAAGAAGGAGATGTACGGCGAGGAGGTGGCGGAGGAGAAGCCCGTCCACACGGTCATCGATCTCAGCCTCGACGCTTACTTGCCGTCGGACTACATCTACGACAGCATCCAGAAGATCGAGATTTACAAAAAGGTGGCGGCGCTCTCCTCGCTGGAGGAGACCGACGATCTGTTCGACGAGCTGACCGACCGCTTCGGCGACCTGCCGGACGCGGTGGCGGCGCTGCTCGATGTCGGACGCCTCAAGGTGTACGGCGCGAGCTACGGCATCGAGGCGATCAGCGCGAACAAAAACGACGAGTGGACGCTGAAGTTCAGCGAGGCCGCGTCGAAGGGAGCCGATACGCGCGCCATCGACGGGCTTTGCCTCGAGTTCGAGAACCGCTTCCGCCGCATCGGCGGAGGCGGCAAGGGCGAGCCGATGGAGCTGACGCTGCGCGGCAAGGGCCTCGGCAGCGCCGAGCGGCTCGAGCTGACGCTGCGCCTGCTGCGCCGCTGGGGCGAGGCCGTGCGCCCGGCCAGCGCCGCGCAGGCCGCCGGAAGCTAA
- the veg gene encoding biofilm formation stimulator Veg, with the protein MARNALSEIKRSMEAHIGAKIMLRANGGRRKTVERSGVLEETYPSVFIVKLDQDQHAFKRVSYSYADILTDSVEVTVCNDEGQVRINPLH; encoded by the coding sequence ATGGCTAGAAATGCTTTGTCGGAGATCAAGCGCAGCATGGAAGCTCATATTGGAGCCAAGATCATGCTGCGGGCCAATGGAGGCCGGCGCAAGACGGTTGAACGTTCTGGTGTTTTGGAAGAAACCTACCCATCTGTTTTCATCGTGAAGCTGGACCAGGATCAGCACGCTTTCAAGCGGGTATCCTACAGTTATGCGGATATTTTGACGGACTCGGTCGAGGTCACCGTCTGCAACGACGAAGGTCAGGTGCGGATCAACCCGCTGCACTGA
- the ispE gene encoding 4-(cytidine 5'-diphospho)-2-C-methyl-D-erythritol kinase: MKIYEKAPAKINLLLDVLRKREDGFHEVEMIMTMVDLSDRLEMEELQRDAIIISSQAGYIPLDEKNLAFQAARLIKERYDVKKGVYIHLDKKIPVAAGLAGGSSDAAAALRGLNRLWQLGIPEEELSLLGAELGSDVPFCVTGGTALATGRGEKLEPIENPPSCWVVLAKPPINVSTADVYGRFRAGAIEQHPSLPRMLDAIRAGSFTGVCEELGNVLEDVTLRLYPEVRMLKESMLRLGADGVLMSGSGPTVFGLVSKEAKLARIYNGLRGFCKEVYVVRMLTSPGVQS, from the coding sequence ATGAAAATCTACGAGAAGGCGCCGGCCAAGATCAATCTGCTGCTGGACGTTCTGCGCAAGCGCGAGGACGGCTTCCATGAGGTAGAGATGATCATGACGATGGTGGACCTATCCGATCGGCTCGAGATGGAAGAGCTGCAGCGGGATGCCATCATCATCTCCAGCCAAGCCGGCTACATACCGCTGGACGAAAAGAACCTGGCCTTTCAGGCGGCTAGGCTGATCAAGGAACGTTACGACGTCAAGAAGGGCGTCTACATCCATCTGGATAAGAAGATTCCGGTCGCGGCCGGCCTGGCCGGGGGAAGCAGCGATGCGGCGGCTGCGCTGCGCGGGCTGAACCGGCTGTGGCAGCTCGGCATTCCGGAGGAGGAGCTGAGCCTGCTGGGCGCGGAGCTCGGCTCGGACGTGCCGTTCTGCGTGACGGGCGGAACGGCGCTGGCGACGGGCCGCGGCGAGAAGCTGGAGCCGATCGAGAACCCGCCGTCATGCTGGGTCGTGCTGGCCAAGCCGCCGATCAATGTCTCGACGGCCGATGTGTACGGCCGCTTCCGGGCCGGCGCCATCGAGCAGCATCCTTCGCTGCCGCGCATGTTGGATGCGATCCGCGCCGGGTCGTTCACAGGCGTCTGCGAGGAGCTCGGCAACGTGCTGGAGGACGTGACGCTGCGCTTGTACCCCGAGGTTCGCATGCTCAAGGAAAGCATGCTGCGGCTCGGAGCGGACGGCGTGCTCATGTCGGGCAGCGGTCCGACCGTATTCGGCCTCGTCTCCAAGGAAGCCAAGCTGGCCCGCATCTACAACGGGCTGCGAGGGTTCTGCAAGGAAGTATACGTGGTAAGAATGCTTACATCTCCTGGAGTCCAATCTTGA
- the purR gene encoding pur operon repressor, with product MKKLKRSARLVEMTQYLLNRPHTLISLTAFADRYQSAKSSISEDLAIIKEVFEEEGIGQLQTLAGAAGGVKFIPRMASEASLAIIQRVCRELEQPERVLPGGYLYMTDMLGQPNLLNDVGRIFATAFADRQIDVIMTVETKGIPLAYATASCLNLPVVIVRRDNKVTEGSAVSINYVSGSNKRIQTMSLARRALKEQSRVLIIDDFMKAGGTVQGMMDLLHEFNATVAGVGVFVESGEVGTEDRLLEDYVSLAKLTAVDLKTKQTTIVPGNYFDTE from the coding sequence GTGAAGAAGCTCAAGCGCAGTGCCCGGTTGGTCGAGATGACCCAATATTTGCTCAATCGTCCCCATACCTTGATCTCTTTGACCGCATTCGCGGACCGTTATCAATCGGCCAAGTCCTCGATCAGCGAGGATCTGGCCATCATCAAGGAAGTATTCGAAGAAGAAGGCATCGGCCAGCTGCAGACGCTCGCCGGAGCGGCGGGAGGCGTCAAGTTCATTCCCCGGATGGCGTCCGAGGCGTCGCTGGCCATCATCCAGCGGGTGTGCCGAGAGCTCGAGCAGCCGGAGCGGGTGCTCCCGGGCGGCTATCTGTACATGACGGACATGCTCGGACAGCCGAATCTGCTGAATGACGTGGGGCGCATTTTTGCGACCGCTTTCGCGGATCGCCAGATCGACGTCATCATGACGGTGGAGACCAAGGGCATCCCGCTCGCCTACGCGACGGCCTCCTGCCTCAACCTGCCGGTCGTCATCGTGCGCCGCGACAACAAGGTGACCGAGGGGTCTGCCGTCAGCATCAACTACGTGTCAGGTTCCAACAAGCGCATCCAGACGATGTCGCTCGCCCGTCGGGCGCTCAAGGAACAGTCGCGCGTGCTCATCATCGACGACTTCATGAAAGCCGGCGGCACCGTGCAGGGCATGATGGACCTGCTGCATGAGTTCAACGCGACCGTCGCGGGCGTCGGCGTCTTCGTCGAGTCCGGCGAGGTCGGCACCGAGGACCGGCTGCTCGAGGATTACGTCTCGCTCGCCAAGCTGACGGCCGTCGACCTCAAGACGAAGCAGACGACGATCGTGCCGGGCAATTATTTCGATACCGAATAG
- the glmU gene encoding bifunctional UDP-N-acetylglucosamine diphosphorylase/glucosamine-1-phosphate N-acetyltransferase GlmU, translating into MNRMAVVLAAGQGKRMKSKLYKVLHPVCGKPMVGHVVDTVEKASCQEIVVVTGHGAAQVQSYLEGRARFVLQEQQLGTGHAVRQAETLLAGKEGTTIVICGDTPLVTAETIEAMLELHEASGAASTVLTAEFADPTGYGRVIRGDDGAVTRIVEQKDCSPAEAAVKEINTGTYCFDNRKLFEALARVTNDNAQGEYYLTDVVGIFVSGGETVQAYCTSDLAEAIGVNDRIALGEAERLMQARIVRRHQVNGVTFIDTAAAYIEDGVEIGADTVIYPGTVLRGRTVIGEDCVVGPQADIKDSVLGSGVTVRYSTVDQSEAGEGSSIGPYANLRPGSKLGKGCKIGDFVELKNAVLGDESKVSHLSYVGDAEVGSGVNIGCGAITVNYDGFNKAKTIIGDDAFIGSNVNLIAPVTIGDGAYVVAGSTVTHDVPGGDLAIARERQVNKPGYADKIRARAKAKKERGGS; encoded by the coding sequence GTGAATCGGATGGCGGTCGTGCTTGCCGCAGGACAAGGCAAGCGCATGAAGTCGAAGCTGTACAAGGTGCTGCATCCCGTATGCGGGAAGCCGATGGTAGGGCATGTCGTCGATACGGTGGAAAAGGCGTCGTGCCAGGAGATCGTCGTCGTGACGGGACACGGAGCGGCCCAAGTGCAGAGCTATCTCGAGGGACGGGCCCGATTCGTCCTGCAGGAGCAGCAGCTGGGCACCGGACATGCCGTGCGTCAGGCGGAGACGCTGCTGGCCGGCAAGGAGGGCACGACGATCGTCATCTGCGGCGACACGCCGCTCGTCACGGCGGAGACGATCGAGGCGATGCTGGAGCTGCACGAGGCGAGCGGCGCTGCGTCGACGGTGCTGACGGCGGAATTCGCCGATCCGACCGGCTATGGCCGCGTCATCCGCGGCGACGACGGAGCGGTGACGCGCATCGTGGAGCAAAAGGATTGCTCCCCGGCAGAGGCGGCGGTCAAGGAGATCAATACCGGCACGTACTGCTTCGACAACCGCAAGCTGTTCGAGGCGCTCGCCCGCGTCACCAACGACAACGCCCAGGGCGAATACTACCTGACGGATGTCGTCGGCATCTTCGTCTCCGGAGGAGAGACGGTGCAGGCGTACTGCACCTCCGATCTGGCGGAGGCGATCGGCGTCAATGACCGGATCGCGCTCGGCGAGGCGGAGCGCCTCATGCAGGCGCGGATCGTGCGCCGCCACCAGGTGAACGGCGTGACGTTCATCGACACCGCGGCGGCCTACATCGAGGATGGCGTCGAAATCGGCGCGGATACCGTCATCTATCCGGGCACGGTGCTGCGCGGCCGCACGGTCATCGGCGAGGACTGCGTCGTCGGTCCGCAAGCGGACATCAAGGACTCGGTGCTCGGCAGCGGCGTCACGGTGCGCTACAGCACCGTCGACCAGTCCGAGGCGGGAGAGGGCAGCTCGATCGGTCCGTATGCGAACCTTCGTCCCGGCTCCAAGCTCGGCAAGGGGTGCAAGATCGGCGATTTCGTCGAGCTCAAGAACGCGGTCCTCGGGGACGAGAGCAAGGTGTCCCATCTGAGCTACGTCGGCGACGCGGAGGTCGGCAGCGGCGTGAACATCGGCTGCGGGGCGATCACGGTCAACTACGACGGGTTCAACAAGGCGAAGACGATCATCGGCGACGACGCGTTCATCGGCAGCAACGTCAACCTGATCGCGCCGGTCACGATCGGCGACGGCGCGTACGTCGTCGCCGGCTCCACCGTCACGCATGACGTGCCGGGGGGAGACCTGGCCATCGCGCGCGAGCGCCAGGTCAACAAGCCGGGCTATGCGGACAAGATCCGCGCCCGCGCCAAGGCGAAGAAGGAGCGCGGCGGCAGCTGA
- the spoVG gene encoding septation regulator SpoVG: MQITDVRLRRVNSEGRMKAIASITIDNEFVVHDIRVIDGNNGMFVAMPSKRTPDGEFRDIAHPISSTTREKIQAAVLAEYERAATEEEVAIEEGA; encoded by the coding sequence GTGCAGATTACTGATGTCAGACTCCGCCGCGTTAATTCCGAAGGTCGTATGAAGGCTATCGCATCCATCACCATCGATAATGAATTTGTCGTTCATGACATTCGAGTCATCGACGGGAACAACGGGATGTTTGTCGCGATGCCGAGCAAGCGTACGCCTGACGGGGAATTCCGGGATATTGCCCACCCCATCTCTTCCACCACCCGGGAGAAAATTCAAGCCGCTGTGCTCGCCGAATACGAGCGCGCAGCCACGGAAGAGGAAGTTGCAATCGAAGAAGGCGCCTGA
- a CDS encoding 50S ribosomal protein L25 — protein sequence MAITMQAEARSNGSKGSLRKLRSEGKVPAVVYGKKLESSSVISLEEKEVLHLLRSQPNAIIELKIPDAGKQPVMITDVQRDALSRRLIHVDLHQINMNEEIKASVRVDLTGDSAGVREGGVLSVTLHEVEVQCLPNDIPDSLEADISGLGVGENLSAGELKLPDKVQLVTDPEQIIAGVLAPQKEVSEEEAEESAKEDEKAAARSEDANAVDEE from the coding sequence ATGGCGATTACCATGCAAGCCGAAGCCCGCAGCAACGGATCGAAAGGCAGCCTTCGCAAGCTCAGGAGCGAGGGCAAGGTGCCCGCCGTCGTCTACGGCAAAAAGCTCGAATCTTCGTCGGTTATCTCCCTGGAGGAGAAGGAAGTGCTCCATCTGCTTCGCTCCCAGCCCAATGCCATCATCGAGCTGAAGATTCCGGATGCCGGCAAGCAGCCGGTCATGATTACGGACGTGCAGCGCGACGCGCTGTCGCGCCGGCTGATCCACGTCGATCTTCACCAGATCAACATGAACGAGGAGATCAAGGCATCGGTCCGCGTCGACCTGACCGGCGACTCGGCAGGCGTCCGCGAAGGCGGCGTGCTGTCGGTGACGCTGCACGAGGTCGAGGTCCAATGTCTCCCGAACGATATTCCCGATTCGCTCGAGGCGGACATCTCCGGCCTCGGCGTCGGCGAGAACCTGTCCGCAGGCGAGCTGAAGCTGCCGGACAAGGTGCAGCTCGTCACCGATCCCGAGCAGATCATCGCCGGGGTGCTGGCTCCGCAGAAGGAAGTTTCCGAGGAGGAAGCCGAGGAGTCGGCGAAGGAAGACGAGAAGGCCGCAGCCCGTTCCGAAGATGCGAACGCGGTCGACGAAGAATAG
- a CDS encoding helix-turn-helix domain-containing protein yields MTQHQSIQKAIAYMEARLHEPLPLERIAAEAGFSAYHFHRLFREHTGRNVGEYLRMRRLALASRRLLEEERGILDLALSCGFESQEAFTRAFKRLYGLPPGRYRRLFLHHQSARERMESTMSTNEALSSSPLKGWFLSGSHPHQYRISLDRSTIHQGSSSGQLESLGETDPGGFATLMQQFRADTFRGKRMRLSGFVRTRGASGFCGLWMRVDNAAEDVLQFDNMNDRPLAGDLDWNHYSIVLDVPEESAVISLGVLLYGPGRVWLDSLRFEEVDASVPTTGQPPAPELPAGPVNLHFED; encoded by the coding sequence ATGACGCAGCATCAGAGCATTCAAAAGGCGATCGCCTATATGGAAGCCCGGCTCCACGAGCCGCTCCCTCTCGAGAGGATCGCCGCCGAAGCCGGGTTCTCCGCCTATCATTTCCACCGTCTGTTCCGCGAGCACACCGGCCGTAACGTCGGCGAATACTTGCGCATGCGCCGCTTGGCGCTGGCATCGCGAAGGCTGCTGGAGGAGGAGCGCGGCATCCTCGACCTCGCCCTCTCCTGCGGCTTCGAGAGCCAGGAGGCGTTCACCCGGGCGTTCAAGCGCCTGTACGGGCTGCCTCCGGGACGGTATCGCCGCCTGTTCCTTCATCATCAATCCGCTCGCGAAAGGATGGAATCTACCATGTCCACGAATGAAGCTCTTTCCAGCAGTCCCTTGAAAGGGTGGTTCCTCAGCGGAAGCCATCCGCATCAGTACCGCATCTCGCTTGACCGCTCGACCATCCACCAAGGAAGCTCCTCCGGACAGCTCGAGTCGCTCGGAGAGACCGACCCCGGCGGGTTCGCGACGCTCATGCAGCAGTTCCGGGCCGACACGTTCCGCGGCAAGCGCATGCGCCTCTCCGGATTCGTCCGGACGCGCGGAGCGAGCGGCTTCTGCGGCCTCTGGATGCGCGTCGACAACGCGGCCGAGGACGTCCTGCAGTTCGACAACATGAACGACCGGCCGCTGGCCGGCGACCTCGACTGGAACCACTACTCCATCGTGCTGGACGTGCCCGAGGAGAGCGCGGTGATCTCGTTGGGCGTCCTCCTGTACGGTCCGGGCCGCGTCTGGCTCGACAGCCTGCGCTTCGAGGAGGTCGACGCCAGCGTGCCGACGACCGGACAGCCGCCGGCTCCGGAGCTGCCCGCAGGTCCCGTCAATCTGCATTTTGAGGACTGA